From a single Mesotoga sp. Brook.08.105.5.1 genomic region:
- a CDS encoding FGGY-family carbohydrate kinase, with protein sequence MYLIGCDIGTQGTKSVMVNERGEVLVEAQREYDVIKPGSNWAEQWPDVWVKAAFETIKEVSEKSGVEKKEIAALAISGLYGGSGIPVDRGMKPLHPCLIWMDRRATSQTSWVKENISKDKIFSITGNYVDSYYGFTKIMWLRDNRPDIWKKIYQFVTPKDYMIYRLTGENAIDYSSAGNIGGVFDIRKLTWSKEMCEALGIPIEYLPERIVKSSDIVGRVTAESSKLCGLLEGTPVVSGGIDAPVAQLSAGALEEGEHVAMVGTSTCWGTVHDGKDLPFGLVSFPYVVNDTERIYSFGGSATTGALAKWFKEEFADSEESVGRRTGRSPYQLLDMEVEKIPAGSDGIVVLPYFMGERSPIWDPFAKGVFFGVTLVHTRAHMYKALMEGAAYALRHNIENGIKAGLKLDDECLIVGGVAKSTAWNRIFADITGYKMRQVSSLVEAPFGDAFLAGLGVGLIDKPERIKEWVKFRDPISPNSENQRVYEKQYLIFRELYEKTKEIMWKMH encoded by the coding sequence ATGTACTTAATCGGATGTGATATTGGTACCCAGGGAACAAAGAGTGTGATGGTGAATGAAAGAGGAGAGGTTCTAGTTGAAGCTCAGAGAGAATATGACGTCATTAAGCCCGGTTCAAACTGGGCTGAACAGTGGCCCGATGTTTGGGTTAAGGCAGCTTTCGAAACCATAAAAGAAGTGTCTGAGAAGTCGGGAGTCGAGAAGAAGGAAATAGCTGCACTGGCCATAAGCGGACTTTATGGAGGGTCGGGAATCCCTGTTGACAGGGGAATGAAGCCTCTGCACCCTTGTCTCATCTGGATGGACAGACGAGCGACATCGCAGACCTCCTGGGTGAAGGAAAACATATCAAAAGACAAGATCTTTTCGATCACAGGAAACTATGTGGATTCCTATTATGGATTCACGAAGATAATGTGGCTTAGAGACAACAGGCCGGATATCTGGAAAAAGATATATCAATTCGTGACACCAAAGGATTACATGATCTATCGGCTTACAGGTGAAAACGCGATTGATTACTCCTCGGCAGGTAATATTGGCGGAGTATTCGACATAAGAAAACTTACCTGGTCGAAAGAGATGTGTGAGGCCCTTGGTATACCCATTGAATACCTTCCTGAAAGAATCGTCAAGTCGAGTGATATCGTCGGCAGAGTAACTGCCGAAAGCTCAAAGCTGTGCGGCCTGCTCGAAGGAACTCCTGTGGTCTCAGGGGGGATAGATGCCCCGGTGGCTCAGCTTTCGGCCGGAGCGCTTGAAGAAGGCGAACACGTTGCAATGGTCGGAACCTCTACCTGCTGGGGTACCGTACATGACGGTAAGGATCTGCCGTTTGGTTTGGTGAGCTTCCCATATGTGGTAAACGACACTGAAAGAATCTACTCTTTTGGAGGCTCGGCGACTACCGGTGCGCTTGCCAAGTGGTTCAAGGAAGAGTTTGCCGACAGCGAAGAGTCTGTTGGACGAAGGACAGGCAGGTCTCCATATCAGCTCCTCGACATGGAAGTTGAAAAGATTCCTGCAGGAAGTGACGGAATCGTGGTACTTCCTTATTTCATGGGTGAAAGGTCGCCAATTTGGGATCCGTTTGCGAAGGGTGTATTCTTTGGAGTCACGCTCGTTCACACAAGAGCCCATATGTACAAGGCACTCATGGAAGGTGCTGCATACGCTCTCAGACATAATATAGAAAACGGGATTAAGGCAGGACTCAAGCTCGACGACGAATGTTTGATAGTTGGCGGAGTTGCGAAATCAACAGCCTGGAACAGGATTTTTGCAGATATAACCGGTTACAAAATGAGACAGGTATCCAGTCTAGTTGAAGCACCGTTTGGCGATGCCTTCCTTGCAGGGCTAGGTGTCGGATTGATAGACAAGCCGGAAAGAATAAAGGAGTGGGTGAAGTTCCGAGATCCTATAAGCCCAAATTCTGAAAACCAGAGGGTTTACGAGAAACAGTACTTGATTTTCCGAGAGCTCTACGAAAAAACGAAGGAGATAATGTGGAAGATGCACTAG